In the genome of Notamacropus eugenii isolate mMacEug1 chromosome 7, mMacEug1.pri_v2, whole genome shotgun sequence, the window GTAAGCTCTTTGGTTATACTGCTCTCCTCACACTAAGCCCCTTCCTCCACTTAACGATCACATCCTTGGAAGTCTGGCCAGCTCCTCGGGACTCTGAGGGCATGATCCATCAGATACCATGTGCTTCTACCCCAGCCTCGACCTGTTAGGGATTCCTGTGGCTCCTGCAGGCCCCCTTCAGGCAGACCCTTCCCTCGAGGCTCCCTTTAGGCACTTTGGTCACGGAGAaagtaacagaagaggaagtccTTAACATAACTGGCATGGGGCCTTTGGCCTAGACAGCCATACAACAAACAATCTAAATACCTTAGGGCACAAGAGGCAGCTACACTGATGGGCTGCTTGGTGCCTGCAGCGGTTTCTGGCATGAACCAAACAGGAAATTCATAAATCCATGGGTCTACCAGATACAAGAATTAACAGGAATTTCAAACATAGTCAACTAGAGATGACTCAAAGGAAAACCAAGGCAAAAGGCCACTTATAAAAACGtaatgaaattaaaacattttccaGCATTGCTTCTAAGGTGCATGCCTGGATGCTAGGAAGGCATTTGTCTGCTAGTTACCAGTGAGAAAAAAGGGATGCCGCCACCATATCACAAAACGGAATGAACTCAAGGACTCTGCTTTAGCACCAGCCTTCCAGACTGTTCAACTAAAGACAGTCCTGCCTGGTGGCAGGGAAGGGCTGGCAAGGGCTCTTTCATTCAACAGAGGAAGTCATACTGGTTTGCAAAGATAAAAGGACAGTAGCTCCAAGATAAGGCTGGGAGGGTACACGGTGTCCAAAGTAAATCAATATTTGGTTTGGCCAGCCAAGCAGAGACAGAGCATGACCTTCTGAAGCCTGAGAGGTGCATGCGATAACAGCACAGTGATTTTCATGGGGTCAGCATTCTGaacaagacaaatacaaaggactccTAAAAATGAGGGTGGTGTTCTTCAAAGGACCTTGGAAAGGACAAGGAAACAAACCCTCAACACTGGGAGCTGCCTGCTTTCAGAGCTGATCCACACTGGGGTTTCCtgtcttaggaaggttctgaggatcacctggcaggataaggtaccagacactgaagtccttgctcaagctgaactgccaagcattcaaactttgcttcagagagcgcaactccgatgggctggccatgatgttcgaatgcaaaatgtatgcttgccaaaaagactattttatgaagaactcgcatggagcaggcaatcacatggtggccagaggaaggtctctctcaagaactgtggatttggttgtgcaacatgggagagacactggcagaggaccgctcagcatggtgtgcccacatcagaaagggtgctgtgttctttgagcaaagcagaattgagacagcacaagtAAACATAAGAtatgcagatttggagtatccaccccaaatattcacacggactatctgtgcccaacctgtggtagaccattctgagctcgtattggtctgatcagccagtcggACACacaatggtgatgtcactttggtcctcttcgaagacgaagggcaacaaccaaccacACTGGGCTTTCTAAAGCAATGTGGTGTACACTGCTCTGCGCTCTGGAACACAGCCCCATCAGTCCACCTTTTGCTGAAATTGCATGCTACCGCCCAAAAGGCAAAAAGATTAACCATTCCATCAAGTGCTCCCCTGCAAACGTACTCAGAGGTCTTTAAATAAAGCACTTATTTcaagttaaaataaaaacaaagacatgaTACAATGCAGATTAAAGAATGCTGTCATGGCACAGTCCTTGACACCTGCCAATCAAATACTAAAGCAAAGGTGCCCACCCTGTAAACAGCCCAAGCCTCTCCTCCTCCTATCACTGCTCTGCAGGTGCTGGGGCTGCCAGATGCCCGGGGTCATCTCTGCCCCTTCCGGCGGTGTCGGGATGTTCAGATAAAGACCACTAGAGAAGGTGGGCTCCAGGAGCAGCAGTCTCCCAATACGCCCAAACAAGGTTTCTGCCTCTAGGTAAAACATCCTCCTGTATATGAGGAATGCTCTCTTCCTGGCTCGGGAGCAACAATCGCTGTTTCTAACGTGTGTTTGCCAACCCAGTGACTCGTATACAACTGAAATCGGACCAGGAAGGTCACCCTGGCAGGGACTGAGAAGTGGTCCAGGCCAGGCTGGCTCCCCTGCAACGGAAGGCATGTGCTGAAGGATCTCCAAGGTCCTCCTAATGCCAAGAGTCCTGAGTCACCTAAAAGCATAAAATGGGGTGGAATGCACTCCTTGACTTTATTCTCCTTCTTGGCTGTGCTGAATACAACCAGTGATGCTTGATTTTTATGACTAATTTCAGAGAAGCAGGCCTCATACCCCCTTACTATTTACTTGATTTCGCAAACTTTCAGGTTATCCCTGTGTGGCAGGGGAAAAAAGGCCTAAAAACCCAATCCTCATGAAAACTGTGGAGTGAGTTCAATGTtgtattttctgtcatttttccccaaactccactttctttccatttgtcaGTAATTTGCATTAATTAGTAAATTTTTCATCAGATCCTGTGACCTAACCTGATTTTGCCCAACAACCCCCAGAGAGACTGACCCTCTTCTTCTAGAGACTGGTGGGTGACTGTGCCGCGTGCACCAGTCAGAAGGTGGCCTCTcggccttccttccttcctctggtcCAAGACATCTGAGCTGGATACAGAGACAGGAACGCAGAGAGACGAGGCGCTTGCTGGGGGAGGGAGTGCACTCTGGCTAAGGACAAGCCCACCTGAATGCAGACTGGGTACCTTGTATCCTCAAATGATCAACCTCACTTCCAAAAAGgaacatatagatacatatataaacacacacacatatatgtttgtgtgcatgtgccAATGtctacacacgcacacacaaacacatacatgagATCTGTTTAACAATACTTCAAGAACGAAAAGTGCTGGTGGCATTGAATTCAAACCCTTCCTCCTGCTGTTTGTTcaacacacgtacacacacacacacacatacatatatatttgttcaaCAAAATACACACTATATATCTGTAGCAAAACTTTTCCATGTCTAAGGTGCTTGAATTTTGCATCAGAGAATTAGTTCAACAAATGCCTGACCATCTGCTAACTTCTGGTGGCAAGTCCAGCTGAGGTACCACCCAGGAGGCATTAGCCTTTCACCGCTAATTTCGGAAAGGTGGCATCTGTGGGGCAGGGGCGCCCTCTACAGGTGAAGATGAGGACACACTCGTGAGCTGGCCCCCGTGCATCTTCTCATTGACCCGCAGTTCGCAGCCATCCCGGAGCATTCGCACTGCGATGCGCGCAATGTTCTGGGAGTCATCCAGGCCGCTGTGGGGCCGCCCGTCATAGCTCATGCCCAGCTTTTCAAGCATGATAGTCAGCTTGGTCTGGTTTCGAGGAACCTGGGAACAAAGCAGAGTGGTCATCTCCGTAACAACACGTGGAATgatttaaaacaataaaacatcATCCTGATTCACACATGCAAGGCCGGCATGCCCCAGAGGCTGAGCCGAGAACCTCCTTGGCCTGCAGAGCTGGCTCCTTACATGAGGAACAAATGGGAACAAGGAAATGTGACCGGAGCACATCCAAGCCTTGGCTAGTCCAACAGCGATTACAGAGAATAATGAGCTGCCACCGTGGCAACAGGAGCCACATGCTTCACAGGGACCCTAAAACACCTATGGCTAAAAACAGTAACATGTTGGACAAGTCCTCTTAAGGATTTGCAGAAAACCACGGACAAGAATCACACCAAAGGAAAAGGGGTAACCAAAACCAAAACCGGGTACGTTGAATGGAAATTCTCCTAAAATGCACCAGGTATATAGAAGCACAGCAGCACCTCACATTCACCAAactggcaaaaagaaaaaaaaagagtcaccCCGCCCCCCCAGCAAAACTCagtgctgggggggggggggggggggggagtgatcAAATTAACGTATACTCATACATTAATGACGGTATTGGAAGGTGGTAGAATCTTTGCAGAAGGAAATCTGACAGTAATTCTACAAAAAGAAATCCTATCCATTCCCACCTGTTTGACCCAATAATCTCACTCTTGGGAATATACctcaaaagaactttaaaaaatgttaaaatgtattttatgaaaatatttacatgTCTAAGAGCAACACAAAGGAAATGAGAAGTAACCAGTAGTACAACTGCGGGACATCAAGTTTATAGAACATTATGATGTTCTACAGAATAATAACCAGGAGGAAAGCGAAGAGCAAGGCACAGGCTCTGAGTACACAAGAACATCTCCCAGATGGACCGTGGAGAAGGGCCTCCCGAAGCATTAGTCCTAGCATGAGAGGAAAAGGGGGCAAAGCTCCACAGGAAATCATCTGAAGTGGAGGATATCAACTGGTTGGAATCAAGGGTCAAAATCAATACCGAAGGAAAGCAACTGGAAGGAAGGATAGGAGAGAGGCGTCTGTATGGGCTCCCATGGCCTCATGTGCTCAGGGGGCACTTGTAGAGTAGGAGGAGACTCAAAGACCCCTGAAGGGTCTGAGCCCCCAGACCCTCGAGGCCAGCCCCAGCCTGAGGGACAAGCTCCTGGCCAGTCAAAAGCAGCAGGAGAGAAAGCCAAAGTGAGGTGAGCTCTCCTCactaccagcagcagcagcagcagcagcagcagcagcaaagacTCTGCCCTTAGGGCTCAGGGAGGTCACAGGGAAGGGATGTACCTTACAACCCCCTAACAGCAGAGCCCAGGGAGAGAAGACactcaaaaaaaatgaatgggattGACTTGAATTCATGACCAGGAAACAGGTGTGCTtctatgtacatgtacacatgcacattcactgaatgggcattatctcactcttgaagtgagtacttgaaaaggcTTTAGGCTAAAAGGCcgaggtctcccactgcatcctggaccttctacagtcatcctgatgaatatgtagtcactggacccagatggctcaggaggagaaagtgaggctggagacctgtacagccctccctcactcaaaacaaagtcaagtgcaagtcatgttgtcattTCTCTGAGGTTATGACCTTCCTCAAACATGAAGGACAaacgcaacacacacacacaagcacacactcactctctctctctctcgctctctctctctcctcccttccctctaatAAAGCTGCAGAAAACAGAAAGCCACAAACCAGATTGGTGAGGCTGCTAGAAAGCTTAGCAACAGTTAAGAACAGTTATTTCCTTCTATCTAAATGGGCTGAGTCAAGGGCAGGTGGACGGGACTAAAACCAGACATCCATCAGAACAGCAGACAATACTGTTCCCCCAAGCCAGTCCAGTCAAGTACCAAAGGTTCTCAATGTCCAGTCTCTGAATGTCTTTTCCTGGAGAGCCTGATGAATCAAGTCTTGCTTTTCTGCCAGGGTATTATGGGAACAGGTCAGCTGGCTAGCTGGGAACTTAAGCAGCCAGTTGACAAGGAAATCAGAGTAGATCTGACATCCCACTGCCAGCCCCTTTTGTTTCCAGGGCAGTAACTTGGATGACTCCGACGCAGCTCATGGAGTAGCTGAGTCCCTACTGCAGGCTCTGGGGAAACAATGATCTGTACCCTGTGCCCCTCGATTCTTCAATCCTTCTATCTTGCAGCTACCATTCCACGCATGGGGCCACGGCACAGAAGGTGTGGCTGTGACAGTGCGGCCGCTCACATACTTCCAAGTTTGGGAAATGAAAGTAACGCTGAAAACAAAATTAGGCAAATAAACCAGAAGCCGTTTCTGCAGAATGAATCAGCAAAACACTTCCTCGACATAAGTACGATGCATAACAAGCCTGTTAACATGAATATCAtcactgtttaacaaaatgaacaaatattacCTTGTAAAAGTTTCCATATGACTTTCGAATATTGATCCACTTTTTGGCAAAAGAAGGGTATCTGAGCCTGCTGATCTGACACTGAATATTCAGGAACTTACTCATATCCCAtgaactgggaggggaaggggaaaaaaaggagaaggtaaATGCTACACTAGAATCACAACTAGTTCTTTCACATCATCCTGAGCTGCACGGATCTGCTCGCTGTCTTCAGTCATCGTAACTTCCCCCCCGACAGCTCCTCGTTATCTCTAATCTTACAAATCAGCACCTCTACAGCTAAAACAGTgtttcattccttccctcccgtttcctccctctcccccccataAATACCAGCTCCCACGAGAACCAAGCTAAAGGTGGCCAGTCAAGGGGGGCAGGGCCACCCACCTGGCCCAGCCTGAACCTCCAGTCTCATGTACCCAACCAGCAGTCACCCGGTCCACACATACATGAAGAACATCTGCCCCTGAACAGTCCTAAGGTGCACTGTGGACCTATGTCACCTTCCTGAGGCTGATCCTGCTTTCATTAAGCACTGGACAGAACATGGCTTTCATGGCTGTTATACGTTAGCTTTAACACAAAAGGGACACCCATCATTTGTACCATGATGATAAAACGAGTAGCATTTCTGCcattattgtttaaaaaaaaaaaaagaaagaaaccaagtaaaaactacttaatatttttcaatcggaaaaaaagaaagagacaaaagcagCCAGAATTGGAAACGAAGTACTTCAAAGGCAGTTTAAGAAAGTTCTCCCTGCTTCACTCCTCAGGCCTTCTCTCAGCTCCCGACCAGCTCTAACTGGACCCACCACACCTGGGCCAAGTGGTGCTGAGAAGCCCTCCTGggccccctttcttcctctccaatcCGGACACAAAGAAGGGCCATTGGGACTCGGCTGTCACAAATCCTATCCCCACTCTCTTGTTCTCCAATTTTGCACGGGCTTGGGGGCAATGGCTCCCACTGCCCCTGATTTCAAGAAGACAAACAGCCTCACAGCTGTCAGACCTCACAGGGCCACCCCGAACAGGCTCCCCAGAATTCACAGTTCTCTTCCTAAATGGGGCCCCCAGAACTGATCCTGCTGAGCAGGGCAGCACGGAGAAGAGCCCAACAACAGCTGGGCACCATTCTCCAGTGCTACTCCCTTGTATAAGGGACCTCCCTCCATGCCTGCTGATGGGCACCTCAGGGGAGGAGGGCTTCCCTCTCAACACCACTAGCTCTTAATGCAGCCGACAAGCACGGCCATCTCACTCTGCTGGTTCAAAAATCCCCAAATCCTTTCCAAGCTGCTGCCTAGGAAACCACTTTGTGTCTGGGACAGCGACTGGACCCTGGAACAAGAACTGACACCATTCCCTATTAATCTGGTCTCCTTGGACTCATTCTGATGCTCTAGTTGGTCAAGGCCTTCTGGGGTCTTGGGATCTAACCCACGGAGTTAGCCACATTGGTTCCCACCTTTAGGCCACCCTGGATGGGCCTGTCACCCACCCCACTAGTCAAGATGTTCAACACCAGAGGCCCAGCAGAGCCCCAAACCCTCTTGCCAGAACAACACAGAACAATTGACTACCGCTCTTTGGGCCCAAAGACAATTCCACATACTCCAATCTCATCCACAACAACAGCAGGAGAGACTGGCAAACACCCTCCACTGGCCTAGCAGTCTTCATACCATCAAAGCAAAGAGGAAGGCCAGTGCCATACAGCCTGTTGGTACTGACGCCATCCATGCTGGCACCTGTTTCCTGGTCCTCACTCCAGAATGGAATGAGCACAGTAAGACTCAGTGCAGCTGCTCTCATCCCTTTCCCTCATTTCCACAGTGCTGTCTTGCTGTGCCAAAGAACCTGAACCCTGGCTTAGCCGCCCTGTTGGGCAGTTCCTCTGGGTCTCAAGTCAGTCAGCCATTCTCTGACATCATCTTGGGGACCAGCTGCCACCAGCCAGGACTGCTATCCCTGCCAGGCCACAGACTACTGAGGAAGACGTCAAAGAAGAAGGAAGCCTTGACTCGAAGCTCCagtcccctccctcctctgattctcttcccccaccctcacctCGCTCAGTCCCCTCCGAGCTTCAGCTCTCTCGACATCAGCCTGCTCCAAAACCCATCGCTGGCCCTCCAGTGCCTAAAAGACAGTGCACTTGGGACCTGGCACTTGGGACCTCAGACACCTGGGCTCAGACCAGCGCCTTTCTCCTACAGCTAGGGACTCTCTCCTGAGGCCGAGAGACACAAATGAAAGGACAGGCCTACCTCAGCTTCTGGGACCCAAGGTCAGTGTCTTCCCACGACTCCATCCTGCTCCAGCCAAACCAGCCTCAACGGGCCCTACCACCAGCCCCAGGCTGCCTTGCCCCTCTCCTCTCCATGGCCCAGCAGGGGTCCAGCTGCTCCTTCCACCATAAATGATCTCCCCCAACCCCCTTTCCCAGCCTGCTCCTCACTGGCCCCACATCTGTGCCCCTGCCATGCTTCTGGGGCACTCCCCACTACCTGCCTGTGTCCCATCATCTCTATGTCCTTAGTTTCCTCTGGGTTCTCAGGACGTCATTTCTTAGATGTCTATCTTCCAGTGCTACAGAGCTGAGCACCTGGAATCTGCCCCAGCCGACCATCCCTGGGTTGTCTCTCCTCCACTGCCAAGGCTAAGGGGCGATGTCCATTTCCCCCAAGGATGCCCTCACTTCCACCTTGGTAACCGATGCGTATCAGGTCCCATCCGGGATCAACTGTCTTTCAAAGATGAAATCACCACCAAGGCTATCACAGAAGTTCtgcttttcttggcaaacactTGAACAATTAAAGCCACCATCACTCCTCCGGACCAGACCTTGCCACATCCTTCCCAAACCTGGCTATTCCTGGTCCTGTCCAGGCAGTCTGCACAGCTGTCCACTCTGAGGGCCTCATTCCTTGTTTCAGCCCTCTCCGATCTTCAGCCAGATGTTCCCCTCTCTGACATCCCTGGTCACATCCTCATCATGAGACTCAGGGACACTGGGAGTCCATCATGGTCACCATGCCCTCCTGCCTGGTGCCCACACTCTGGGCACCTGGGGAACACCTTCATTTGAGGTGGGGGTTTTAGGGCTGGTTCCTCCCTTATCATTCGCTGGGAGCTAGGCTGGAGGACAGAAGCACACCTCGGTTCTTCCTGCCTTGTCCCCCCACCATAGGATGAGACAGGCAAGACTGCAGGCAAATACCGTCTCATCAGCCCTGGTGAGATGATTCTCTCCCTGTGGCAGGAGCCATCCAGCCGACAGTGGTAAGCGGGGGTCCAGACACCAAGCCCCATTCTCCGGCATCAGTCCTCAGACCTGCCTCTCTTCAGCAGCAGTCCTTAAGACCCACCTGGGCTCCCCTGGTCACCTCAGTCTCTTAGCCAACAATCCATAATCTCTAATGTTATTTCCTAGACTCCTCCAGGAAGAATCATTTGCGTCCATGTGAAGTCACCAAAGGTAGACAACTACAATCTGACCTGACAAATCTGGAAAGTTTCTCTGCCACATCCGTGCCACGTGATCTAAGAATACAGTAGACCTCTGCGGCTGCCCTTTGAAAGGGATGCCCCAAGCCATGCCACTCCTCTCTGCTGGCTCCGGCATCTCCTGGATGCCCCCGTCTGGCAGTACCTGGGGATATCGACAAGTGACGACTCCAACCTCAAGACCTCGGGTCCCTGCACAGCTGGCCTTTAATGCCCCTCCCAGGGCCTTCTTCACCTCCTTCCACATTCCAGCCTTCTAGCAGAGTCAGGACTTCCCTGACCTCTAAACCACCAGACAAGCACATAGGACATGAAGAAGCATCAACCTGAGTAAGTGCTGGGGAAGGTCACAGGACAAAGGTCATTGTGGAGAGGCTGcatggagggaaggaggcagaggtaCACAGGGGAGCCCCAACAAGCAGACACTGAACTTTCAAGGAGCAATGAGCTTAGGAGAGAAAAGTGTGGGGTGGGAGACAAGCTAAGGGAGAGCAGCGAGGAAGCAGCATCTCTGCCAACACCACCCCGAACTAATGGGGGGAGCCTCAGGTTAGCCATTTATAAGCAGTGGGGATGACAACAGGGGAAGGCCTCAGGAAGCTTTAAAATGCTGACTGACAAGGAGGTGGAGGCGGTGGGGGGAGAGGGTTAGCTTGCTCCAGAGGCATCTGTACCTTCTGCCAGCTGCTGTGCCCTCGGACGGCCTTCTGTGATTACGATCTCCCCTTCTTCCAGCCCACACTCCTCTATGAATCACAAACAGGAACGTGGCAGAGGAAAAGGCTAGCTCATGCTGGATGCTCCCCTGGCATGCACGTCTAACGTGCAAGCACCTGTCATGACTCCTCGTCAGTCGGTCCATCCGTCCGTCCACAGAGGGCCACATGGGCTGCTATGTCTCCAGGCGTCTACTCACCCGTCCGTCAGGATGGAGTACTTGTACTTAGTTCCTAGCTCTTTCTGCCTCATCCAGTCCACGACGTTCTGAAGCACCTGAGGAAAAGTGTCAGCTCTGTCCACCATGTCCTGAAGATGTAAAAGCAGGGGTCAGCaaataagagggagaaaaagggggtTGCAGAGAAGACATTGTAACTCTCAAGTCTTTGTTAGTCTTTTAGTGCCCAGTTCCTGGATCTAAGCTAGCCTGGCCATTCTGGGAAAAGGGGCACCGGCACCCTGTCATATATAGGGCAATGTTTATTTCGAGTGTCTGCACTGAGGGGTGCTCAGGATCAGGGGTAACTGTCACCAAGCCAGCACAGCTGGGAAGGGCAGTGACTTTATCCAACGCCACATTTAACTGAAGGAGCCTTTGAATTTTGAACTTCACCGAAAGGCCAGAGAGCTAAATTGTTAGGGGTGATTTAGCAGGAGATAATCTGTGAACAGGGTGTATCAAAACAGGACACCCAATATTAGGATGGCATCCCTCCTTAGGGAGCTGACACTCATGTGATGGACCATCAGATGCATCACTGCCATGATGGGCCAAGAAAAATTGTACAAGTGGTCAACTCCAGCCAGCAGGAAgtcccagaccttcctgacaagcTGATCTACATGTTCTCCTGCTCTTTGAGGAAGACCAAATTTGGAAGAAATCGCTTTGAAGACTGCCTAGTGATGAGGAACACCATCATTTGGACTTTAACTATGCTGTCAAGGAACAAACAAGCCCTTCCCTTTCTAGAATAAAGCCTGGATTTTCAGTCCCAAGCCCAGAGCATAATCACCTGTGTAATTCCTGTGAGGTTGATGCAGAAGTCAGAAAGCTGAGCGTTGATCTCTGGCTTCACATACTGCTGGAAGGTGTCTTCCTACAAGACAAAGAGACACGGGTTAGTCAGCAGGCGAGAGTCAGGCAAGAACTCAGTCAGCCACCCAGGCTGACTCTGCAGAGCAGAGGTGGCACAGACATGCACTTATCTTTACAACTGAGGGAGGTTACAAAGAATTAGTTAGCTGGGTTGGAGGATCTGGAGAATTCCAATAGAGCCCTTGAGATAATCCACTTTTTAGAATTTCATGCACAAAGCCAAGCGTGTAGTTGATAAAAGGTAGTGAGGAAGCAATAAGTAGGTACAACACCCAATTATCAGTCTAGATTCCACGACAGCAAATCGCAAACTGCTCAGTCACCAAGCGTTCCCAAGCCAGCCCGGGCACTGCTGATTTCTGCCATGACAGAATGACCCACAAACAGGAAGCTGCCCCAGGGAGCCGCTCTCTGGGATACCAGGTGGAGCCAGTCCTTCCTCAGCTCCTCACGCGCCCCACTTCAGCCTGTTGTTCTCCGCAGAGCCTGTGGGATATCACAGTCACAGCCAATGTCCTCTGGAGACCTTCCACTGCCAAGGTCAAAGAGCTGCCTGGGGCCCATGGGTGAACCAAGCTCTTGGATACTTTCCGTGACAGGGAACTGACAACTTCTTAAGGAAGTCTGTTCTACTCTGGGACAGCACTAAGcatcaggaagcttttcc includes:
- the ERI1 gene encoding 3'-5' exoribonuclease 1 isoform X3; this encodes MSKEELRAKLSEFKLETRGVKDVLKKRLKNYYKKEKLTQQREDGGTNSYFDYICIIDFEATCEEGNPPDFTHEIIEFPVVLLNTHTLEIEDTFQQYVKPEINAQLSDFCINLTGITQDMVDRADTFPQVLQNVVDWMRQKELGTKYKYSILTDGSWDMSKFLNIQCQISRLRYPSFAKKWINIRKSYGNFYKVPRNQTKLTIMLEKLGMSYDGRPHSGLDDSQNIARIAVRMLRDGCELRVNEKMHGGQLTSVSSSSPVEGAPAPQMPPFRN
- the ERI1 gene encoding 3'-5' exoribonuclease 1 isoform X1, which translates into the protein MEACSGWPAAEEGQESQPRGGSDGPVPREELTPAGMSQDQQRCQLGSRERNGKKSTVSSSSDFSDPVYKEIAVTNGHINRMSKEELRAKLSEFKLETRGVKDVLKKRLKNYYKKEKLTQQREDGGTNSYFDYICIIDFEATCEEGNPPDFTHEIIEFPVVLLNTHTLEIEDTFQQYVKPEINAQLSDFCINLTGITQDMVDRADTFPQVLQNVVDWMRQKELGTKYKYSILTDGSWDMSKFLNIQCQISRLRYPSFAKKWINIRKSYGNFYKVPRNQTKLTIMLEKLGMSYDGRPHSGLDDSQNIARIAVRMLRDGCELRVNEKMHGGQLTSVSSSSPVEGAPAPQMPPFRN